One window of Quercus robur chromosome 5, dhQueRobu3.1, whole genome shotgun sequence genomic DNA carries:
- the LOC126727123 gene encoding pentatricopeptide repeat-containing protein At1g61870, mitochondrial-like: protein MSLTTRLRHSLTYSHRVATHLHHFYSTSSILSQNSSTPLSSKSKTRSALSLLKSEQNPHKILEICHAASLTPESHLDRVAFSVAISKLSESNHFDTIRQFLDDLLTSRPDLKTERFASHAIVLYGQAKMIPQAIDTFKRIHDLGIPRTVKSLNALLFACLLSKDYKELNRVYIEFPKFYEILPNLDTFNTVIKGFSESGSTSSGYSVLAEMERKSVKPNATTFGNLLAGFYKEEKFEDVGKVLKLMESHGVNRGIGTYNIRIQSLCKLKKSSEAKALMDGMLSRGMKPNSDTYSHLIHGFCKEGDLEEGKKLLKSMKSRGIQPSSDCYYSLVYFLCQGKDFDAALSIAKESMEKGWVPNFGTMKSLVEGLVGVSKVDEAREVIKQVKEKVTKNVEMWDEIEAGLPQ from the coding sequence atgtCCCTCACCACTCGTCTCCGCCACTCCCTCACCTACTCCCACCGCGTCGCCACCCACCTCCATCACTTCTACTCCACCTCATCCATCCTCTCCCAAAACTCCTCCACCCCACTCTCCTCCAAGTCCAAGACCCGATCGGCACTCTCCCTCCTCAAATCCGAGCAAAACCCACACAAAATCCTCGAAATCTGCCACGCCGCTTCTCTCACCCCCGAGTCCCACCTCGACCGCGTCGCTTTCTCCGTCGCCATTTCCAAGCTCTCCGAATCCAACCACTTCGACACAATCCGCCAGTTCCTCGACGACCTCCTAACCTCTCGCCCCGACCTCAAAACGGAGCGTTTCGCTTCTCACGCTATCGTTCTGTACGGTCAAGCCAAGATGATCCCACAAGCCATTGACACTTTCAAGCGAATTCACGATCTGGGTATTCCTCGAACCGTTAAATCTCTCAACGCTTTGCTTTTTGCTTGTCTTTTGTCTAAGGATTACAAGGAGCTGAACCGGGTTTATATTGAGTTTCCGAAGTTTTATGAGATTCTGCCGAATTTGGATACGTTTAATACGGTGATTAAAGGGTTTTCGGAATCGGGTTCGACCAGTTCTGGGTACTCTGTCTTGGCTGAGATGGAGAGGAAGTCTGTGAAGCCGAATGCCACTACTTTTGGGAATTTGCTTGCTGGGTTTTATAAGGAGGAGAAGTTTGAGGATGTTGGGAAAGTTTTGAAATTGATGGAGAGCCATGGAGTGAATAGGGGTATTGGTACTTATAACATTAGGATTCAGAGTTTGTGTAAGTTGAAGAAGTCTTCTGAGGCTAAGGCTTTGATGGATGGAATGTTGTCGAGGGGGATGAAGCCGAATTCGGATACTTATTCCCATTTGATTCATGGGTTTTGTAAGGAAGGGGATTTGGAGGAAGGTAAGAAGCTCTTGAAGAGTATGAAGAGTAGGGGTATTCAACCGAGTAGCGATTGTTATTATTCATTGGTGTATTTCCTGTGCCAAGGAAAGGATTTCGATGCTGCCTTATCCATTGCTAAGGAGAGTATGGAGAAGGGTTGGGTCCCGAATTTTGGGACAATGAAGTCGCTCGTGGAGGGACTTGTGGGAGTTTCGAAGGTTGATGAGGCTCGAGAGGTTATTAAACAAGTCAAGGAGAAAGTCACAAAGAATGTCGAAATGTGGGATGAAATTGAAGCTGGCTTGCCTCAGTAA
- the LOC126727124 gene encoding beta-glucuronosyltransferase GlcAT14C has protein sequence MKKNHSPSYLDRKWFMPLLTIFVLSLILVLTLSLGHAKFSSGIDDPPPKFAALDRNFDRLGLLPKLPSFAYSIWGSKGDVSSVKRLLEAVYHPRNYYVLHLDLDASDAERLELAKYVKSESLVFREFGNVMVVGNANLVTYKGPTMMASTLHAIAILLKKAKDWDWFISLSASDYPLVSQDDLLHIFSYLPRDLNFLEHTSNFGWKENQRARPLIIDPALYQSKKSGVFWAKEKRSMPASFKLFTGSEWVVLTKSFVEFCVWGWDNLPRTLLMYYTNFLSSPEGYFHTVVCNHKDYQNTTVNHDLHYIKWDNPPKQHPISLTLEHFNDMVQSGAPFARRFAKDDPVLNKIDEELLRKSDGHVTPGGWCVGNSVLGKDPCVVYGNPNSVKPTVNSKRLEKLIVKLLDSDNFRSKQCK, from the exons atgaaaaaaaatcacagtcCTTCGTACCTAGATCGAAAATGGTTCATGCCTTTGCTCACCATTTTTGTACTCTCTCTCATCCTCGTTCTTACGCTAAGCCTAGGCCACGCGAAGTTCTCTTCAGGAATCGATGACCCACCGCCGAAATTCGCAGCTCTGGACCGGAATTTCGACCGGTTAGGGCTTCTACCGAAGCTGCCGAGTTTCGCGTACTCGATATGGGGTTCGAAAGGGGACGTTTCGAGCGTGAAGAGGCTGCTTGAGGCAGTGTATCACCCTAGGAATTACTACGTGTTGCATCTTGATCTGGATGCTTCGGATGCGGAAAGGTTGGAGCTTGCGAAGTATGTGAAGTCGGAGAGTTTGGTTTTTAGGGAGTTTGGGAATGTGATGGTGGTTGGTAATGCCAATTTGGTTACCTACAAGGGTCCCACTATGATGGCTTCTACGCTTCACGCCATTGCCATTTTGTTGAAAAAGGCTAAGGATTGGGACTGGTTTATTAGTCTCAGTGCATCGGATTATCCTCTCGTTTCGCAAGACG ATCTCTTGCATATTTTCTCATACTTGCCTAGGGATCTGAACTTCCTTGAGCACACAAGTAATTTTGGATGGAAAGA GAATCAAAGAGCAAGACCTCTTATAATAGATCCGGCCTTGTATCAATCAAAGAAATCTGGTGTTTTTTGGGCTAAAGAGAAAAGGTCTATGCCTGCTTCTTTCAAGTTATTCACAG GGTCTGAATGGGTGGTGCTGACAAAATCGTTTGTTGAATTTTGTGTTTGGGGATGGGATAATCTCCCTCGTACTTTGCTCATGTACTATACAAATTTCCTTTCATCCCCTGAGGGCTACTTCCACACTGTTGTTTGTAACCACAAGGACTACCAGAACACAACTGTAAATCATGATTTACATTATATAAAGTGGGATAACCCTCCAAAGCAACACCCAATTTCTCTTACCCTGGAACATTTCAATGACATGGTGCAAAGTGGTGCTCCTTTTGCACGTAGGTTTGCCAAAGATGATCCAGTCCTCAACAAAATTGATGAAGAGCTGTTACGGAAATCAGATGGCCATGTTACTCCTGGTGGCTGGTGCGTTGGGAATTCTGTTTTAGGTAAAGACCCTTGTGTTGTTTATGGGAATCCAAATTCAGTTAAACCGACTGTAAATTCTAAGAGGCTAGAGAAACTCATAGTGAAGCTTCTTGATTCAGACAATTTCAGGTCTAAACAATGTAAATAG